Part of the Scomber japonicus isolate fScoJap1 chromosome 2, fScoJap1.pri, whole genome shotgun sequence genome, TTATAACTATTGATAGTTTCCAGCTGCAGTCCCTAGTAGGTCTGTCGGAGTAATTACATTATCAACGTAtcgtacaataacataattatcaacatcatcatgtctatacaTCGACTTATCCTAtcatacatggacatgaccttgatcattcTTTtccctcaatattgccacacttcacattagcagctaagaggctattcatgtcacattggctaagcaagaagttgcctccattcctcactgtgcaccgcttatatggaattaaaggtaaataactgtcctggcccataatggcagtctgtgtttttacagaagcatAGCACCCGTTCTCTAATcccacccccgccccccttgCACAAtgctattttattatcattacatcAGTGGTATAATATGATCTTCAAAtcacaataatattgtttatcgtgattatttcggagacaatatatcatctaacaaaagtagttattgtgacaggcctagtcCCTAGTTAGGCTTTTGGTAACAGAAAGGGGGGAAAATCAAGTTATATGAGTGAGATACAATTTAGAacataaaatcatttaaagtcTTGCCATATTAAAAATGCACACAGCTTCAGCCAGCCTTTAACGCTTTTATTAAACACCTTTGCATCTtgagttatattttattttggttggTAGTGTGTCTCACATTTGAGAGCGTGTTTTGGAAAAAGCTGACACACCACGTTGTCATCTGTTCAGGAGATGCACTGAAACGCTTTGAAACGCAACATTCAATATGTTTGGGTGCACAACCTGAAGCAAACTGACAAACCCCTCACAGAAAAGGGGCTTGAaccctcttctttctttctttaatttccaCTCTCAAGTGACAGTGATAATAATTGCGCTCAAGTGCTTCCCCTGAGGAAAATACCATTATGCAAATCTGTCATAGATGGTGTGGATCTGTACCAGAGCAGTGACTGGCTGTCTCCGGTAACGCTGATGACAAGTGCTTCTCAAAAAAATTCCAAGAGAGCCGACGAGGACGGCTTCAGCAATCATCCGATCCGTTGCTAACTCCATTAGCAGGCAGTACACTCCCTGCTTATAACCCCAGCAGTCTTCATGTAGTTGTGTAACATGCTAATATAATTCTCTGTTGGGAGTATATCCATCTCCCTCAATTAGTGTGGCGTCAGAAAATGTTGGTTCGTCTCTGCCGTTGGGGGGAGGAATCTGATCTCTTTGTTTACATAGAATATACGGTCACCTCTGAGGTTGCAATCACACATATCTACTGTTTCAATCTCAGTGCCAAAAATTGTATTGGCTCGGTCGTGTTCATGTTTAGGTATCAGGTAGCGTCAGCGTTATACACCCATGCTCAGGCTTTTAGCTTTGTATCAGTTTCTGTGCATGAAATGTTATAACTCCCTTTCTCATCCTGATGTAATTGTCACTCTCCGGGGCGCCTTCTAATTTGTCTACAGGCATGCACAGAATTGCAACACTTCGAGTCAACACCAGCTCTGGCGTTTGATGGCTTGGTGGGAAATTAGCTTTGAAGTAATCCATGAAACACAAGCCATATCAGGCTTTCTACCAAATTTCAGAAATAAGATTAGCCATTACACACCGCCGCGTACCACTGACAAGCGATACGCTGCCATACTCAATTAGATGTCAGTAAAAGTTTCCAAAACCATTTTTTAGCGACACtgagactttttaaaaaccagTATGCAGGCTGAGGAAGTGTCTCTGAAGGTTACAGGCAGAACTTTTTCTCAGGTGCAGTAATGTTGTGAGCCTTGAGTGtaaaggtgtgtgtctgtgtgtcattaTTAGATTCAGGTACACAGTTCTTTGAAGGaattcatgtgaaaatgtaacacTATGGAGCAAAAGTGATGCTTTTATGTACAAATGAACACTTGTGGTAGAATGACATTGGGGTTAAATCTATGCTGAGTTCTTTGTGGTTATTTCAACTCATATTCAGCCTTCAAGGTGcctcttaaaggaatagttgaacattttgataaatagacattttcttttctttataagAGGCAGATTCATGTCTGTACATTAAAAGAGCACTCCACAGACTTACGTATAGCCAGATCTACCATACAGGCAATCTGGGCccagtgcccaggggcccttgaGCGGAAAGGGGCCCTCAGTGatgattgagattttttttttgttgggctccacacaaataaaacacaaagcttGACCCaatctcttgatgttgataattatggtgactagggctgggtatcgttaaaaaaatgatgataccagtaccagtaCATCTTGGCCGCTGAACTGTTATAcacgctaactcaaattcactgcgtcttcaccaccacagacaggttgtagctgctgtggcagtgggcaaatcacatgttgcattaaattgaagaacacttgtgttgattggctgtgagcaagtccatacaaatagtcataatTTTTAGCTCTGGGTACAAAAAAgcttgattgcaggtatcgtttgatgggagatgtttcATTACTACTTATTTCGGTTGATACCACTGTTGGAAAGTATGTCCTATGTCCAAAACCAttgagttacaaggtttccactcGACAGCAGTGTTATTCAATTggtataaaataaaagttgtttgggggaCGTGAGCCTCAGTGAACAGGGGCCCCTGGAGGTACTAATGCAGCCTTGTATTTACCATTGCATTCCTGTCACATTGTCAGACTCACAATGTCTCAATCTTTAAAAGTGTTCCATGCAATCGTCTTTCTTTAGGGATACCACtccaattaaaatgaatattaaacacTTGTAAATTATATGGGGCACCACTCATCACTTTGAAgagtaaaatgaaatgaatcagtCTCATAGCTCCAAGTCATAAATAGGTCTGTGCATAAACTCTGGCAGGTGGTTTTTCCTGCTGTTTCCGTGGTGATGAAGGGGTGATTATGAGCCAAACTTCTGAGCAGGGCGAAGCAGACTTTGTGATTCTCAGGTGACAGCCAGATGAGAACAGCTGCAGTAggttcagtgaagcactttggtTCACTGCTTCTCAGGAGGAAGAATTCAGGCTCAGACTTAGTAGACGCAGCAGGGGTGTGTGTTCTGGTATTGTTGCGTTCAGTGGCAGACTGCAGAGTTTGGATGCTGCAgctctaactaactaactaaaataGTCCTTGGAAAAGACTTAAAAGTTTAACTACAGGATAAAAATGGAagataacaaaaataatatgtaTTCAAATGGTAAACAATGTGCAAGGACTAATAGTACCGGGCTTGTTGCTTTTAGACGTCTTTCAGTCTCTTTTCTGGAGCTCTTTTGAGTGAATACCTCGATTACTAATTCATTTCTTTGTGTGAGGAGAAAACTGACCTTCAGATAAAAGGGAGATCATTTTATTCCTGTTTACTATGTGAAAATAACATGCTTGCTAATTGGATACTCCCTCATTTCTGTTGTTGATGCCAATGTCATGAAAAGCAGCGAGAAAAGACTGAGAAAttggaatgaaaataaatgaaataaaatacagtaataaaataaaatcaatgattCATACTTCAACTTCATATCCTAACctgtaattaaatatattaagaaAGCATTATTGAAccataaataacacatttgcaCTGGTCAATATCAAATAAATCGAATGCAGTACTATAGAGCAGAGGTCATTAATAGGTGGACCGTGGTCCAGATCTGGACCACGGGCCGTCCTATTTGGACCCAGACCTGTAACTTATggaatattgaggattgttaaattttgtccaagtgtttttattttaattggaaCAGGTTCTCCAGCCAATCTTCTCTCATGGCACTAATCAACCAATCAAATCCGTGCATTCAGACATGCGGAGAGActcgactgtcagtgagatacacacggaaaaaagaggaaagacgtcttgttataaagttattagatgtgaaattaagtttatgaGTAAGTTTAAGTTAAGCTTAAAAGCAAAAaaggattcttttttatttttctaaacccaagcactttatttaagaagcacaatcaaaagctttctaTAATACACTTTATTTCAAAATGCCATCTGTATTTGATATAAGAAACGAAAAttgatttatcttttttaatcttattttattaatttgattatttatttgaatcccacaagttcagtgtaaatactaatgcaTGTTTCCATATTATAGAATTATACTATATTTTTATGAATACAGAATGTGTCCAAATCCTGTCCAAAACACATGGTGTGACAAGCAGGATTACTGCCTTTTCATTTCTTGctctcagtcttttttttagaACTTCATTTTCTTTGAAAGTTTGCTTTAAAAAGAATTCAAGTCCCTCCCACATCAGGGTGTCTCTACACTGTAGCTGGGATACTGTAGCTGTAGGGTTGGGCGATGACCAGGAAATGGCCGATCGATGACGTTGAAAGCAAAACATCGTGATGGCGGGGGGTTTCCTAGTCATGAAATATAACGATTATAAATTATTTAAgatgatacacgttgttgtctgactcgttcataggagagaacgggagagttcgctcagtaggtaagttttaagttttccaatacaagatgtacaatgacaggtgcgaacgaggtagattactccagtaaaagtaagacttagtttaatgacttagaagtcgccaaatgacttactttaacgaatttcgttagtttatataatgcagatttgggGTTGTATGCAATCGTTGATGGACAATGCCATCGTCCATCGGACCAACCCTATACAGCTGCTCCTGTTGCTGATGTCAGCGGGAAGCGACGCCACGCTATCTCGCATCCCATTGATCAATCTCCCCTCTGTGACATCATAGAGCGGCGCTGCGCCTGGAAGAAGATGATAATGGGCGCTCTAAGCAGCTTGCAACACTTGACAGTCAAAGCCATGTTCTATGATTTAACTATTCAAGCAGCTTCTTCCTGCATAAACACAGTAGAGTTTACTTCCTACTGCATCTGTGTTCTAACAACATCCTACTTTTCCTGCCAcgggaatacacacacaaacacaatgtacaTGCAAAacgtcagagacagacagggacaatgcactcacacacacacacacacacacacacacacagacagacacacagacatgataATGTGCTTGTATGAAAACTTAAATAGGATAAATCTACAGCAACATAGACAGTTACATACACAAGAAGTAGCCAGGTTACAACAGTATGACCCCTGCATGCATATTAGAACATGGATCATGGAAGTGAGTATGGATCACTACGGCTACTACACAAAACATGCCATGGCAGTTGAGGCGAAGGAAATGACCTATGGCTGTTAAAGTAATGACTGGTGAGGGCAGTCGGTGGTAGGCTACGCACAAGAATAGTAAAACCAAGCTACCTGTAGCTACTAAACTAATAACATACTTCAAACTATAATACTGGTGGTTTTGCGTGTTGTAGCCTATGGAAGGTAGTGTCACTCTGGTGGCAGTGTGTTGCTGCAGGAGCAACCTCGAACCTCAAACCCTGTGGTGCTTTTTTCGAAATAAGGTTTTGTCACCACAACACACTGTGTATTGTGCATTGTGTAAAGTTTAGCacatgaaaaaacatgtttttaaggCAAGACAAGGCAGATTGGTTTCACGTCATACTGTGAAACCATTAGCAGGAATGTGAAGCATCAGTGTACATGTGTTTCTATATGCACAGgatataaatgaaatgatgcCCAACCATGGATTTATAAAGAGAACTGTATACAGCGTTGGATAGGTGAGAGGAgcaagaggaaggaggaggaggaggaggaggaggaaggttggTTTTCATACATAGTTAGATATAAGAGGCCTGAGTCGCTGGAGGACTGTAggtctctctacctctcttggATCTGTAGTACAGCACAAACAGCAAGGCCAGCACCGCCAACACCAGCAGACAGATCCCCCCCAATCAACGCTTTCTTCCACAATGCCATGCGAACtatggagagagaaacacacacagagaagagagagtcagtaacaaacaaaaacacaaggagGAAGTAGGAGAATGAGTAAAACAGGACAGGATGACAAAGGTTGCTTTAGAGGAGAAAGGTGAGGCAGCAGAGCGAAAAACAGGGTCGAAAAACAATGACACAAAGGTCGAGGTTACTAAACAACAACATGTATGCTTAATATACACTGATTAAACCTCTAAAATCTGAAGAACTGGTACCACAAAACAATCTCTATAGTTCATGAACTCCTGTGTAACTGCACTGAGTATCTGCTGATACGATATGAAGTCAGAGATACAGTTCTGACTTATTTTCTTTGGCAGCAATACAGAGATATTCCCTTCTCAATGATTTAAGTGAGCCTCAAAGTTGTATCAGAGAATGCTAAAGTCAGAGGTGGGAGCTCACAGCTGTCAATGTTCGCATTAGCCTCTGGAAGACGCTGCTATGACTTACTCAAAGGCTCCAGATACCTTCATTAGTAACATGTAAGAGCTCCTTTACTTCCAGCCTTCAGAGATAAATCAATATCCCAGGTGTTTAGAAACTTGATCACTTCAGTGTCCCTGATCTTTAATATTGGCTATaaaagggttagagttagggttagtctaTATGCTAGGACTTTGAAGAAGTGGTGCAAATTGAGTAAAGATGAGTTCATTTGGGTTGAGTCTAGTAGTTGATTGTATTTCATAAAGAGATATAAGAAAGGGTTCTGGTGGAAAATACCAGGAAGAACTGGACTTCCTGCTATGTTCTGAGATCAGTGTGAGTCTgagctgagacacacacacacacacacagtcaatgcTAGGAGGAAAAGCATTGTTATGCTGACTCATTGTGGGTTGAAAAGTTTGTTGATTCTGTGATGACACTCTAGGTCATGTATAATCTGGTGTAATTGTGACCACACCCTGCTGTGATCTGCTCCACAGGGTTAGTCATCTCTTGATTCTCACCAATTGCGCCCCTGGACCTAAACTATGTTCCTCTACTTTTTGTTTAAAGGTATTTTTCGTCTCTTTTGATAAGGATGGTAGATATAGATAGATCAGATCAGAGATCACAGAACTGTTGGGATTACTACAAAATGTACAGTCTCACCCTCTATGGTGACCGGCTTACTGCTGACAACAATGTTGGCAGGGTTGATGGCTTCACAGAAGTACATGCCGCTGTGATGTTTGGTCAAATCTTTGACCTGGAAGTTTGTGTTATTGGAGTTGGTTGTGTTGGTGTGCAGTGGATTTTCCTTCCCAACACGGTACCACTTGAAGGTGACAGGTGGTGTGCCTTGGACACCACATATCAAGTAAAGATGATCTCCTTCATAGATTTCTCCCAAGGTGGGGACGACGGTCAGAGTCGGGTGTGAAAGAGGcactgggagaaaaaaaaacagcaaacatatTTAGAAACAACTTCATTTGCATGAATTAAATGATTGAAGGGTGTTAAGTAGTGTTGTTCAGGGTTGTTGTTAGTGTTAAAAACTACATGCAGCAACCTGTTGACTGATTTGAATATATTGTCCAGTGTTGATGAAGCAAATCAAAAACATACTAAACAGATTTGAATATTTACCTATGACAGTAGCTTCAAGTCTTCTACTGAGCGGAGGTTGTTGTTGCTTGTGACCATTATATGCCTGGCATATGTACTTGCTTATGTCATCAGTGCGATTGATGGTGGCTGTGAAGCGTGCTTCTTCAGAGGGCTGCTTGATGGTGATCATGCCCAGTGGATCGTAGCCATATATCAGGGTGTAGTTTATCGGCAGGGTGCCAATGCTTGAGTTACAGAGGATCTCAAAGGGCCGTCCGAGGATCACCCTGCCAAGCACCGTGATCTTTGGAGTGGAGACAAGAActgaagaggagaaagggaaaaacAAAGTGGGGGCTTATCCTATGAATCAATAACTTCAACCCTTTTCATGCATGGAATATGTAACCTAACCTGAATGATTTCTGTCACTCAGACATCGTGAAAACCCTCCTCACAACTTCATCCTGCTATCATTACAGAAAAAGCCACAACACTTCCATGTTATTTAGCACCTTGTGCGTTAGCGGGATCAaattcattttatcatttaacaTTAGGCAGccaattttactttttaatgtcCGCATCTTCATAGCATGATAGGACAGTAAGTTGGGACCAGCGTTAACAGATTTTTTGGGCTATTTGGGGCAGAGGAAGCTGTGAACACAAGTTGATATGGAAAACAACTTTTTAACACATTCAGCAGGTACAGAggaacattaacattcatttgaaGCCATGTTTCTGGCCACTTGATGACTGTACTAATTTACATGTAAATCCAAAACCTTTCAGCTCTGTCTTTGGTCTCCACCAtatcctgagggaaatatctgttTCTTGAGCTGATAATGCTGCTCCATATTCATCATCTAGCTGCTAACTGTGTCTTCCTGTTTGATGCTGGACAGGTAGAATATGGTAGAGTTTTAGAGCTTTAGTGCTGTATCCGAACACatataacaatatttaaaaaataacagttaAGTTACAGGCCAGAACAATAAGCTGAAAGATGAAAAATCCCAGCAGAGTTAAGGTGAACTGTAGTGGTTTCACTATGAGTGACCTCTTTCATATTACacatagtcatttgatccattttaatgtataaatactgattataataattatcattCGCTTATTTGCTTACATTTTCTGGATACTCAGTCACACATTAATGCAGGTGACATGAATAAAAACTCTCTCCTCAACAATTTACTCATAGCAGTGTTTCATGGTTTATTAAACTGATTTTTCTGATTAAGAGATATGAGGACAACATGTAAAATTGCTGACACATAGGCTTAAGTTCACTGTTAATGTGTTCAGTACATTTTAAATCTGAAAGAGGCAAGTAAACTCACGTTTAGGACGGACGGTCAGGATTCTACTTTGTTTCATGATGCCCTTGGCTGTAGCTGTGCAGGTATAGTTGAAATCAGCACTCAGGGCCTTGCCTTGAAATACTCCAGCACCCCTTGAGATTAGGTAAGCATCAGATGGCTCCAGAGTGTACATCAACTCTTCCTTGTGGAGTCTTTCGGAGGCAAGGCTTTCACTTTTGCAGGTTAGTGTCAGTGGTTCCCTTCGAAAGACTTCAGCTGGAGACATGGTGAGAGTGGGCACTGAAAACAACTCTGTgggtagaaaaaaaagtcatgacACATGAAACACCTAGAGACATCAATATTCTTAGGATAAAAAGCATCATATCTGAGGTGGAACACAGGTCTACTCACCAGTCACTGAAATGTTCATTGTGGCAACTTTCACTACCTTTCCTATCTCTAACCTGCACTCAAACTCCCCTGAGTGCTTTGCCAGTGCGACCAGGCTGTGGTTGAGTTTGTCTTTAGTGCCGCTGCTGAGAAGTTGGGTCCCCTGGCTCAGGATCAGCTGAGTTGTTTGAGAACTGTATCGAGGTCCTCTGAGGGAGCATGTGATGTCTAGTGTGTCTCCTTCATAGATCTTGTAGTTAGGGAAAATCTCCAAAACTGGTGTGTAGGGTAACTCGAAGGAGACAAAATCAATGGAGAAAAAGCCCTGAGGCCGGGCTGAtgctttgaaaaataaagaaacatcaaAACTCTACATACCTTTGACTGAAACCGTGATGATGTTGCTTTGCTCAGACCTGAAGCCGTCTACCACTACCACCACAGTGTAGGCACAGTGAAATTTGTGGTAGCCAATGCTGGTGAAGCGAAACTTGGTCTCAGCGTAGTTGGAGCTGACCTGCTCCTCCTTGATCTCTTTGGAGTTATcgtagaaatagaaaatgatgGAGCCTGTCTCACCGGGTGCTGTGCATCTGGCTGTTACCTCCTCCCCCTCATTGACCACAGCCTTGTTAAGATGGAGCTCTGGTTTTGACAAGCCTGGAGACACAAATGGAAAGGAATATGCTCAGATTCTAAGTATTAGCACAACAAAGCTTCTGAAAGTTTTATTgcaccatcctctgctaatgaATACATTCTCCCACTTGCTGTTGCTCCCAAACATATCATTCTAGTCtcataacatttaaaatgatttcttgaTAATGCAAATAGTTGGCATCCGGTCTTCACTCTACATTGGCAATAATGTTGtgaaaaattttaaaaatcccAGAGATTGGAGTATCTTGCAGACAGATGTTTAAACGTACTTTAAAACCCCCTTGTAGtatcactttaaaataaaattgctcATAATTGTAGTGTATTAACTTCATCTAAGCACATTCAAATTCAGGTAAACTTGAGTCAAACAAACCTGTCACTGTGAGTTTCTGATAGGGGCTGACCTCCCTTTTGCCCTCAATGTCGATCTGGCACGTATATTTGCCGCTGTTGAAGGCTCTGGCCATGGGCAGTGGGTACAGAAGATCCTCCGAGCTGGTGGTGGTCTTGGTATAGACCTGGACCCTGTCCTTGAATATGGTGTACTGACAATTTAGTACCTCCTGGCCTTTGCTGCTGACAACAGCACAGCATCTCACTGTCACATTGGTGTCCCGAGGGACATCATTACTGGGCTCCATGGACAGGATGACTTCTCTTATTGTAAATACTGTGGAGTGagtttaaaacatgtattaacaATCAGGTGATTTACAGGATATACAATGGCCCTGAAAAAGAGTGGGCTGCTTACTTTGAACCTAAAGTTTGAGCTCATTCATTTGATCAGGCTGAAAGCTTTAGCTATAGTTACCTAAGTAAATGTTTAGATTTTTTGTAGTAGcagtacattttaataatgattttGTGCATTGAAACCTACAAAGCCATCCTTGGGGTCACATATTGTCTCTAAAGTTTAAAACCATATGCATTAAAAATGGTATCTTGttagaagtgtgtgtgcagtaatGTTCACATACAGGTGACAGGTGAGTTGAATGGTTTCCCTGATGAGGAAAGGCTTTGTTATGTGTTTCTGGTGAAGCTGAAGACATATTCAAGTTTTATTGCTATTCAAGGaacagtttgactttttttcttttaaccaagagttagataagaagCTCAATATTTCAGCTAAAGAGCTTTGGGTAAACACAGGCTAGCTCTTTCCAGtccttatgctaagctaagctagttTCAAATTTACTGCAGAAACATAACAATGGTATTATCTAACTCTAAAAAAATGTCTCTTAGAATGTGGATATGTTGATGTTTAAGTCCTTTCTTGACCTCTCTTTGAGTCTATATGTACATCTTGAAGTCCCTTTGAAACATTAGTCATATACCTGGTACATATACAGTTTATTAATTATTGGCATTTGTCTGGATGAAGACAAGCTGCACTAACACAGTGATGACTGTGtgccttttccttcctttgagATCTAACATCCACAAATGATTCATTACCTTGTTACGTGGAGATTTCTGAGCCACAATTTGCATTGAAGTGGAATGACAAGAATTTCCTTTTAATCACTCCCACTTCAAATCAACACTGGTGTATGTAGAATGACTCCTGCTgacattttgtatttctgttgcCTTCAAATTGAGTTCTACTTAGCTGGAAGCAGGTGTGTTATCATGCAATCATTGACCTCATCCTATGAGACTAATACAAGAAACAATGCTTATATGCATCACCGCTAATGTCTCTGGTAGCTTTCTGATGTTACAAAGCAACAACAATGCCACAGTGGGTAAGGAAGAGTGCTTTCCATCAAAGGTACACACAGCTGGATCTGTTTATTTTTGAGCAGCTTGTTTGGAGACCAGAGGAAAGAGACCAGGTGAGCCCTGGTATGTAATTGTAGATTTTGGCATCCTAACCCACTGACTACATTAATCTATCCTCAATGTCCTGTATAGTTTCTAGGTACCACTTTACAATAAGTCTACCCTTATAAAGGCTTTGTGAATGGTTTATAATTGGCTTGTTAATTAGGTTATGAACCCTTTCCAAATCATGAACACGCTGTTAAAACTCATTGGCAAAAAGGCTAACCAGCTGCTTGCAAAATAGTGATCCCATATTTATCTGTCTTGTAAATCTCCGATTGGATTCTTAGCTTTGTCTTTCTATATCGCACCTCTGGCACAACTTGTAACAATAAGCCACTGTGATCTTTGTCCTGTAGTGACTCATGAGTCACTCATTTCATATTTGTGAGGAAGGTTTTTCAATCTTTTCATGGTTATCGATCACGTTTTTTTCCTTTcaggatgcttttcatttctcaGCCTCATTGTCTCTAATTTATTAACAACAGTAGAACTGCGTCATTCACACGGCCGCTTGTGAGCGGCCTTTTGTCCCAAAAGACATGAATCCTGTggctcacacatgcacaaacagataaaaactaatgaatgattcACAGAAGATGCTTGTCTGAGACTAACAGAGCAACATTCAGTCCTTTTAAGATACAATTTCTATTTCTGATCCTCAGTGTTGTCTGAGATTCAGAGTGTGGCACACTTTTCAGTAACTTTGAGTGACAACAGCTTACTTTTCCACAGTGTaaccagaaacagaaaacatctgTACATGTACATCAAGCCTCACCAAACCACCCATATGGTTGAGTATTAGACAACAGGCTGCTGTTGTGACTTCAGAGTGGGGTGTTGTGGAGCAGTAAACaaaccagaa contains:
- the LOC128367956 gene encoding platelet endothelial cell adhesion molecule-like isoform X1, whose translation is MGPLTLILLTSTLLSSYFHPGRVVDAQSIFTIREVILSMEPSNDVPRDTNVTVRCCAVVSSKGQEVLNCQYTIFKDRVQVYTKTTTSSEDLLYPLPMARAFNSGKYTCQIDIEGKREVSPYQKLTVTGLSKPELHLNKAVVNEGEEVTARCTAPGETGSIIFYFYDNSKEIKEEQVSSNYAETKFRFTSIGYHKFHCAYTVVVVVDGFRSEQSNIITVSVKGM
- the LOC128367956 gene encoding platelet endothelial cell adhesion molecule-like isoform X2; its protein translation is MEPSNDVPRDTNVTVRCCAVVSSKGQEVLNCQYTIFKDRVQVYTKTTTSSEDLLYPLPMARAFNSGKYTCQIDIEGKREVSPYQKLTVTGLSKPELHLNKAVVNEGEEVTARCTAPGETGSIIFYFYDNSKEIKEEQVSSNYAETKFRFTSIGYHKFHCAYTVVVVVDGFRSEQSNIITVSVKGM